Genomic DNA from Limnochordia bacterium:
AGGCTCAATAACGAGTGCAATAGAGCCTATACGACCATACACTCGCTAAATCACAAACTATTGCTTATGAAGAATGTCAGGGAAAGTGGGGGTGAAACACAGGGTTATAGAGCTACAGTGTTGCTTTACATGCAGGTTTAGAGTTTCCGAGAGATCTCTCATCAGAAGAAGGGGGGGTACTGGCATGAAGCCTACAGGGATTGTGCGGCGACTAGATAGCCTAGGAAGAATTGTGATTCCTAAGGAACTACGAACGACCATCGGGCTATCTGAACGTGACCCAGTCGAGATCTATGTTGGTCATCAGAACACCATTGTATTAAAGAAATACGAGACTTCATGTGTTATTTGCGGTAATACAGAAGGTCTGATCACCTTCCAAGACAAGTTGCTTTGCGGTACGTGTTTGGAACAGCTTGGAGACCTAGCTAAAAACCATGCCTAAAATGGCCTATTCTTCTCCCAGTTAGTAAGGTGGCAGTTCCACGACTTGGTCGTAGACGTCTTTTTTCGGAAGATTAGTTTGCTTGGCAGTAACGGTAATGGCGGTCTTCTTATCCAAACCGAGTTCCATCAATTCTCGAACCAACTTGACAACATCATGATTGCTCATCGTTTCTTCTTCCTTTGCACCCTGCACAAGAAGAACGATCTCACCCTTTGGCGGGCAGTCCGTAGCACGGTCTAGGAGTTCTTCTAGGGTTCCCGTCCACATCTGTTCATGCATCTTCGTCAGTTCACGAATAAGGGCAGCTGGTCTTGGACCGAGAACCCTTAGAAGATCCGCCAAGCACGGGATAATCCGGTGGGGCGCTTCATAGAAGACTAGGGTACCATCATTCCCCCTTAGCCTTTCAATCTCCGCCACCCGCTTAGTTGCTTTTCGCGGCAAGAACCCGTAAAACAGGAAACGATCCGTGGGCAACCCGCTCATCACCAAGGCGGATATCGCAGCACAGGGACCCGGTAAAGCGGTAACCCGAATTCCATATTTCAATGCCGCGCGCACAACAACAAACCCAGGATCTGCAATACCTGGGGTACCAGCATCAGATACCAAAGCAATATCTAGTCCCGACTCCAGAAAGGATATAAGCTCATCGGTCCGGGTTACTTCATTGTGTTCATGATAGCTAATCATCCGCTTCTGAATCTGATAGTAGTTTAAGAGCTGACCCGTTCGTCTGGTATCTTCACAGGCTACAAGATCCACCTTTTTGAGGACCCTTAGCACCCGCAGGGTAATGTCCTCTAGATTACCAATGGGAGTAGGGCAAATATACAAGACCCCGGTATCTTCACTGTTGTTTTTGTGTTCCATTTTGATTGGCCCTATTCTTGTTCGCTTTTCGTTTCTTATTCTTCGATCTGCGTCTTTTCTTGGATTTCTTGTTTGACTTCGGCTGTTTGGCGGCATCTTCTTTCGCGGTTTCTTCTGCGGTGACCTTGGTGTCCTCTTTTTCAACGGGTTGTCCCTTTTCCTTTTGACAGACATCGCGACATTCGCATTCCTCAGCTTCTTGCTTAGACTCCTCTTTCGCTTCCCTATAGAGGTCCCGTTCGAACTTAAGGCAACACATCAGCCGCCCACAAATCCCGGAAATCTTCGCCGGGTTTAGTGACAGGTTCTGCTCCTTGGCCATTTTGATGGAAACTGGCTCAAAATCGCCTAGGAAGGTTGTACAACACATGGAACGTCCACAGGGGCCAAGGCCCCCAATCATCTTGGCTTCATCCCGCACACCAATCTGATGTAATTCTATTCTGGTTTTGAATATGGCAGCTAGGTCTTTAACCAATTCCCGAAAATCCACACGGCCCTCGGAAGTAAAGTAGAAGATCACCTTGGTATTATCAAAGGTATACTCAACATCGATAAGCTTCATCGGCAACTGATGTTCCGCGATCTTCTTGGCACAGATATCAAAGGCAGATGCCTCCTTCTGTCGATTGGCCTCAATCTGCCGTTCATCCTCGTCTGTGGCTTTGCGCAACACCATTTTTAGTGGTTGAGTAATCTCCTCTTCACTTACTTCCTTTCTTCCGAGTACTACATGACCTGCTTCTGTGCCCCGCGCGGTCTCCACAATCACTAGATCATTTTCGGCTAACTCCAATGC
This window encodes:
- a CDS encoding AbrB/MazE/SpoVT family DNA-binding domain-containing protein, producing MKPTGIVRRLDSLGRIVIPKELRTTIGLSERDPVEIYVGHQNTIVLKKYETSCVICGNTEGLITFQDKLLCGTCLEQLGDLAKNHA
- the rsmI gene encoding 16S rRNA (cytidine(1402)-2'-O)-methyltransferase, yielding MEHKNNSEDTGVLYICPTPIGNLEDITLRVLRVLKKVDLVACEDTRRTGQLLNYYQIQKRMISYHEHNEVTRTDELISFLESGLDIALVSDAGTPGIADPGFVVVRAALKYGIRVTALPGPCAAISALVMSGLPTDRFLFYGFLPRKATKRVAEIERLRGNDGTLVFYEAPHRIIPCLADLLRVLGPRPAALIRELTKMHEQMWTGTLEELLDRATDCPPKGEIVLLVQGAKEEETMSNHDVVKLVRELMELGLDKKTAITVTAKQTNLPKKDVYDQVVELPPY
- a CDS encoding stage 0 sporulation family protein — encoded protein: MAIVVGIRFKKAGKIYYFDPGALELAENDLVIVETARGTEAGHVVLGRKEVSEEEITQPLKMVLRKATDEDERQIEANRQKEASAFDICAKKIAEHQLPMKLIDVEYTFDNTKVIFYFTSEGRVDFRELVKDLAAIFKTRIELHQIGVRDEAKMIGGLGPCGRSMCCTTFLGDFEPVSIKMAKEQNLSLNPAKISGICGRLMCCLKFERDLYREAKEESKQEAEECECRDVCQKEKGQPVEKEDTKVTAEETAKEDAAKQPKSNKKSKKRRRSKNKKRKANKNRANQNGTQKQQ